The Brevibacillus humidisoli DNA segment GAATATCCCCTGGCGGAAGCATATCCATCTCCATCCGCAACCTCCCTGAACTGCCGCCGTCATCCGCTACCGTTACGATAGCTGTGATATGGACCGGATGCTGCTTTAATCCACGCAGCAATACGGAAAGACCGGTTCCGCCACCGATCACGACAACGCGCGGCAACTCACCTGACTGCCCTCCCCTTCTCCCTGTTGACATAGGTCACCTCATTATCTTCATATGAACCTAGCCCTCATATGAGAAATCTTGTCTCTTTTTATCCCGATCGTAATGGATCTCCTTGCCATCCTATGCTTATTTATTCTTCTCCATGTCACGGTGTGTGACCCGAACTGGAAACTCTTTGACAAACGCCTCGCCCACATGCTCGGCGATAGCGACCGATCGGTGTTTTCCCCCTGTACATCCGATCCCAATGACCAGCTGACTTTTCCCCTCTCGCTGATAATGGGGCAGCGTGTACTGTAGAAAATCGAGCAGTTTGTTGATGAATTCCTGTGTCTCGCTCCACTTCATCACATACTCCGCTACTTCCTGATCACATCCGGTTTTGGGACGAAGATGCTTTACATAATGCGGATTGGGCAAAAAGCGAACATCAAACACAAGATCAGCGTCAATCGGAATGCCGTATTTAAATCCGAATGACATCAGGTTGATCGTCAGTTGGTTTCCTTGCTGCCCGTACTGGCTAATGATTTTTTCACGCAGCTGGCCAGGCTTCATCTGACTGGTATCGATAATCTGGCTGGCCAATCCTTTTAATTCTTGAAGCATGCGCCGTTCGGAATGGATTCCTTCCAAAAGAGAGCCCTCAGGCGAGAGGGGATGCCGCCGTCGCGTCTCCTTATAACGCATGACCAGTGTCTGATCATTGGCATCAAGGTACAAGATTTGAAACGAAATCCCGTGCATTCCCGATAACTTATCGATGGCTTCAGACAAACTGTCAAAAAACTCACGACCACGCAGATCAATCACCAATGCGACACGTTCGATGCCGCCCCCTGACTGTCTGATCAACTCTGCGAACTTGGGGATCAGAACCGGTGGCAAGTTGTCGACACAAAAAAAGCCAAGATCCTCCAGACTTTGCACCGCCGTCGTCTTTCCAGCGCCGGACATGCCCGTGATCATCAGCAGATTAATGGCTCGTTCTTTGCCCGTTTCTACCACAACATTTCGCCTCCTCTGATCCTGCTATAAGGATACCATAACTGACGATGTACGCGCATTGTTTCCCATGCCAAAACCGCATTACAAAAAAAGGGCGTGACCAGCAATCGGCCACGCTAGGAAGAAAGTATAGAAAAAGGGGGTCAATTCATATTTTTATCATAGCCCCCGAATATTTCAGTCATGTTACAAGAGAATTAAGAGATTGTAACGTTTTCGGCTTGCAATCGCTCGTTCAGGTTTTCGACGTAGTGTTGAGCGGATTGTGCCGCTATCGAACCGTCTCCGGTGGCCGTCACGATTTGGCGCAGTGTTTTTTCACGTACGTCACCCGCTGCGAAGATGCCAGGCACTTTGGTCCGCATCATCTCATCGGTCTCGATATATCCTGCTGCATTGGTGATCCCCAGGTTGGCGACACTGGAGGTGAGGGGATCCATACCGATGTAGATAAAGACCCCGTTGGTCTCAAACTCGCGTTGCTCGCCGGTTTTCCTGTTTTCCAACAGAACGCTTTGGACCACTCCATCGCCACGTATCTCTTTCACTTCTGTATCCCAAATCACATCGATCTTCTCATTCTCGAAGGCTCGTTTCTGGAGGATTTTTTGGGCTCGGAATTGGTCGCGTCGGTGGATAATGGTCACTTTGGTCGCAAAACGAGTCAAAAATACCGCTTCCTCGACAGCAGAGTCGCCGCCCCCGACAACGACAAGCTCTTTTCCTCGGAAGAAAGCACCGTCACATACAGCACAATAGGAGACGCCCCGTCCGGAGAGTTCCTTTTCACCCGGTGCGCCCAACAGACGATGTTCGGCACCTGTCGCAACAATAACGGATTTGGCCAGGTACTCCGTGCCATCAGAGGTGATCACTTTCTTGTACGGCTCACTGTTTTGGATCTCTTTGATCTCGCCATAAGCATATTCTGCCCCGAATTTCTGGGCATGCTCATACATCTTGGTGGAAAGATCAGGTCCGAGAATATGGTCAAATCCCGGATAGTTCTCAATATCCTCCGTGTTGGCCATCTGTCCGCCGGGAATGCCACGCTCGATCATCAATGTTGACATATTAGCCCGAGACGTATATACGGCGGCTGTCATGCCGGCCGGTCCTGCACCTGCAATAATCACATCGTATACTTTTTGCTCACTCATGTCTGTTCAGCCTCCTATCGCCTAAAACAATCCCAGCCTATAGTTTATATTAATTATAAGTTTAGAATTTGTGTAAATCAAGTGCGGATATCTCTTTTGCACACTTGGCGATGGTCGGTTGAGACAACCCGTACTTGGCGGCCAGCGACTTCTGGGTAACCTTGCCTGATGTCAGCTTTCCGTATAAGTATTCCAGAGCGGCAACCCACGCTTCCGGCTTGCGTGTTTTTGGGGGATCCTCCCGATATTGGCAGTATGCCGACCAAACCAGCAGTGCCCATCTACGCAGCTCCGCGTGCTCCTCTCTGCTCAAACAAGTGCGGATGCAGTCAGCGACGTGGTCGGCCTCTTCACCAACTGTAAAGGCACCCACCTCGTAAGGGAGAGCGGCCCCCATTTGACTCAGTGCCACCAAGGCAAGTTTGAGCAGGTACTCGTCGTCTGCCGTACGGCAAAAGCGGCGCAGGGCCTCTTCCGCCTCATCATCTCCGATTAACGCCAGTGTCTGAATCACCATTTTCTTAACCTCAGCCGTACCGTGCTGCATCGCCCACAGCAGTGACGCCCGGATCATCGGGTCAGACTTCAACTCATCTGAACGCGTCCATTCTACGTGTTCAAACGCGCTCCCCTTAAACGGGATTTGGTACTGATACGGGATCTCATGTATACTGTTTCCTTCTTCGCGCTCTTTTACCATATGCAAATAGTAGTCGGCAATCCCCGTATCAGGGTCCAGCTGTTTTGCCCTTTGCCACCAGCGGATCGCTTGCTCCTGATGTCCGCATTGATAAGCGGAGATCGCTGCGTAGTGATACGTGCATGCATCGTGCTGTCCCCAGAAGCGGAACAACCGCCGATATAGTCGGAATGCTTCTTTATGCTGACCAAGCACTCCCAGCGTAGTAGCCAGTTTGTAAAGCTGCTCATGATGGAGAGGTACCGTTTTTCTCAACTGTTCCAGCAAGGGGGCTAATTCTCCCGTGCGATTATGATGGGACAAAAGAACCGCCAAGTTGCACAGGGCATGCAGATTCCCAGGATCACGTGCCAGTGTCTCTTCAATCGTCTGCATCGCTCTGTTAAAATCGCCGACGTAGTAGTAGGCAAGAGCCAAATTGTTCCAAGCAGGGGTAAAATCATCATCGGCTTGAATCACTTCCTGGAGCAGTTCCGTCGCTTCCAGAAAGCGACCATCTTCCAGGCTTTTTCTCGCCTGTTCGTGTTTGAAATGAAGATTGTCGCTCTCCTCTTCCAGTCCGCGTGGCGGTATATCCAGTTCAAAGTAGATATAATCGAGCAATTCCTCGGCTTCCAAAGCAAACGTCCCGTCAACACTCTCTTGCAGATAGCGAAGCGCCATCTCCTCAGCCATCTGGTAATCTTCCATGTTGGCATAATTGTTAGCCAGATAAAAGTAGACTTCTACCATTCCTGGCTCCGTCTGTTCTACAATCTGATGCAATATATCATTTGACTCTGAAAATTGACCGATTTCGGCCAATACGCTTGCCAGGTGGCATAGACAGTTTGCATTCGTCGGCTCCAACTCGACGGCCCGACGAAAATATTTTATGGCTTTTTCATACTCAGAGCGCTGCGCTAAACGCACACCCCTCTGCACAAAAAAGCTGGCGTCTCGCTCGAATGCAACTACCGTTCTTTTTTTCATACCTTCACTGTTTTTCATAGGACCTCCATGTTTTCCAGGAGCTTTACCCTTCATGTATCGTACCAAATCCCCTGCGTACCCACAAGTAAAAGAGCTCGTTGGGGAAAGAAGAAAACGATAAACACCACTTGCAGATCGCAAGTGGTGTGATCAGATCACATATGGAGCGGACAACGGGGCTCGAACCCGCGGCCTTCGCCTTGGCAAGGCGACGCTCTACCAGCTGAGCTATGTCCGCATATTATGACTGGTGAGCCATGAAGGACTCGAACCTTCGACCCTCTGATTAAAAGTCAGATGCTCTACCAACTGAGCTAATGGCTCAAATGGTGGTTCGGGACGGAATCGAACCGCCGACACGAGGATTTTCAGTCCTCTGCTCTACCGACTGAGCTACCGAACCATATGCAAAAATCCAGGCAAAATAAAATGGCGGAGCTGACGGGACTCGAACCCGCGACCTCCGGTGTGACAGACCGGCGTGAACTCCAACTTCACCACAGCTCCATGAGTAGAACTATTTTGTTTTCAAGTAAGTATGTGAAGGAACGATGGGCACATTCCTGTGCCAGTCACACCTTCAAAACCGGATAACGGAATGTATAGAACAAGGAAAGAGAGTGTGGATAAGTCCTCGACCGATTAGTATTCGTCAGCTCCACGCGTTGCCGCGCTTCCACATCGAACCTATCAACCTCATCGTCTCTGAGGGGTCTTACCAGCTTGCGCTGTGGGAAGTCTCATCTTGGAGGGGGCTTCACGCTTAGATGCTTTCAGCGCTTATCCCGTCCGCACATAGCTACCCAGCTGTGCCACTGGCGTGACAACTGGTGCACCAGCGGTGCGTCCATCCCGGTCCTCTCGTACTAAGGACAGCTCTCCTCAAACTTCCTGCGCCCGCGACAGATAGGGACCGAACTGTCTCACGACGTTCTGAACCCAGCTCGCGTACCGCTTTAATGGGCGAACAGCCCAACCCTTGGGACCTACTACAGCCCCAGGATGCGATGAGCCGACATCGAGGTGCCAAACCTCCCCGTCGATGTGGACTCTTGGGGGAGATAAGCCTGTTATCCCCAGGGTAGCTTTTATCCGTTGAGCGATGGCCCTTCCATGCGGAACCACCGGATCACTAAGCCCGACTTTCGTCCCTGCTCGACTTGTAGGTCTCGCAGTCAAGCTCCCTTGTGCCTTTACACTCTACGAATGATTTCCAACCATTCTGAGGGAACCTTTGGGCGCCTCCGTTACCTTTTGGGAGGCGACCACCCAGTCAAACTGCCCACCTGGCATGGTCCTCGCACCCGATCAGGGTGCCGAGTTAGAAACTCCGTACATCAAGGGTGGTATCCCAACGGCGCCTCCCCCGATGCTGGCGCACCGGATTCTCAGGCTCCCACCTATGCTGTACATGATGCACAAAGTTCCAATACCAGGCTACAGTAAAGCTCCATGGGGTCTTTCCGTCTTGTCGCGGGTAACCTGCATCTTCACAGGTATTATGATTTCACCGGGTCTCTTGCCGAGACAGCGCCCAAGTCGTTACGCCTTTCGTGCGGGTCGGAACTTACCCGACAAGGAATTTCGCTACCTTAGGACCGTTATAGTTACGGCCGCCGTTTACTGGGGCTTCGGTTCAAAGCTTCGCTTCTACCCACCGAACACAAGCTTACGCTCGCGTTCGGCGGGGCCCAGAAGCTAACTCATCCCTTAACCTTCCAGCACCGGGCAGGCGTCAGCCCCTATACTTCGCCTTGCGGCTTCGCAGAGCCTGTGTTTTGCTAAACAGTCGCTTGGGCCTTTTCACTGCGGCCCCCTCGGGCTCAGCCCACCTGACACAAGCTTACGCTCGTGTCAGGCGGGGACCCTCACCCTACCGGGCGCCCCTTCTCCCGAAGTTACGGGCCATTTTGCCGAGTTCCTTAGCAAGAGTTATCCCGCGCACCTTAGGATTCTCTCCTCGCCTACCTGTGTCGGTTTGCGGTACGGGCACCTTGTTCCTCACTAGACGCTTTTCTTGGCAGTGTGAAATCAGGGACTTCGGTACTTGTATTTCCCTCGCCATCACAGCTTGTGCTGGATGGTATGCGGATTTGCCTGCATACCACACTTGCTGCTTGGACGGCCATCCAGTAGGCCGCTCACCTATCCTCCTGCGTCACGCCCTCGCTCAAACGGAACAAAGGTGGTACAGGAATATCAACCTGTTGTCCATCGCCTACGCCTTTCGGCCTCAGCTTAGGTCCCGACTAACCCTGGGAGGACGAGCCTTCCCCAGGAACCCTTAGGCTTTCGGTGGACAAGATTCTCACTTGTCTTTTCGCTACTTACACCGGCATTCTCACTTCCAAGCGCTCCACCGCTCCTTCCGGTACGGCTTCACCGCTGCTTGGAACGCTCCCCTACCCAGTCCGTACGGACCGCCATAGCTTCGGTGGTACGTTTAGCCCCGTTACATTTTCCGCGCAGAGTCACTCGACCAGTGAGCTATTACGCACTCTTTAAATGGTGGCTGCTTCTAAGCCAACATCCTGGTTGTCTGGGCAACTCCACATCGTTTCCCACTTAACGTACACTTGGGGACCTTAGCTGATGGTCTGGGCTCTTTCCTCTTGACGATGGATCTTAGCACTCATCGTCTGACTCCCGGACATAAGTCATTGGCATTCGGAGTTTGACTGAGTTCGGTAACCCGATGAGGGCCCCTAGCCCAATCAGTGCTCTACCTCCAAGACTCTCACTGGACCCACCGAACCCAAGCTTACGCTCGTGTTCGGCGGGGTCCCATCCGAGGCTAGCCCTAAAGCTATTTCGGGGAGAACCAGCTATCTCCGAGTTCGATTGGAATTTCACCGCTAGCCACACCTCATCCCCGCACTTTTCAACGTGCGTGGGTTCGGGCCTCCAGTAGGTGTTACCCTACCTTCACCCTGGACATGGCTAGATCACACGGTTTCGGGTCTACGGCAACGTACTTGCGCCCTGTTCAGACTCGCTTTCGCTGCGGCTCCGTCTCTTCGACTTAACCTTGCACGCTACCGTAACTCGCCGGTTCATTCTACAAAAGGCACGCCGTCACACATTGATCGTGCTCCGACTATTTGTAAGCACACGGTTTCAGGTTCTGTTTCACTCCCCTCCCGGGGTGCTTTTCACCTTTCCCTCACGGTACTGGTTCACTATCGGTCGCTAGGGAGTATTTAGCCTTAGCAGATGGTCCTGCCAGATTCACGCGGGATTTCCCGTGTCCCGCGCTACTCGGGGTCCGTCGGAGAGACGCGCGTTTGGGTTACGCGACTGTCACGCTCTCTGGTCCACCTTTCCAGATGGTTCACCTACGCGCGTCTTTTGTAACTCCACGTGAGACGCCCCACAACCCGCAAGGATAACCTTGCGGTTTAGGCTCTTCCCGTTCGCTCGCCACTACTAGGGGAATCACTCTTGTTTTCTTCTCCTCCGGCTACTTAGATGTTTCAGTTCACCGGGTCTGCCTTCTCGCCACCTATGGATTCAGTGACGGATACCATCCCATTACGGATGGTGGGTTGCCCCATTCGGAGATCCCCGGATCAAAGCGTGCTTACCGCTCCCCGAGGCTTATCGCAGTTCGCTGCGTCCTTCTTCGGCTCCTAGCGCCAAGGCATCCACCGTGTGCCCTTAGTAACTTAACCACACGGATGTGATTATGTCTGCGTTGCGACGCACAGGACGTGCTAGTGTCGGCGTAGTCCCATGGACGGGACGTCTCTAGCCGACCCAACAGGACGTTGGCGCTTTTAGCAGACGAAACCACACGTTTTTCGTGTCATGTCGTGGGACATGCCACGTCTTGCATTCCTTGTCTATACTCGTTATCCAGTTTTCAAGGTACGACAATATAAGAGTCCAACCTCACAAGAGGTCAAACCGCCTGGCAGCGTCCTACTCTCCCGGCCCCCTTCGGGGCAAGTACCATCGGCGCTGGAGGGCTTAACGGCCGTGTTCGGCATGGGAACGGGTGTGTCCCTCCGCCATCGCCACCAGACGACGCACAGGATGTGCTAGTGCCTGCATCGCCACAGGATGTGGCGCCTTTAGCAGGCCTTCCTGTGTCTTTGAGACAGGATATTTACTTTACCACGTCTGCCTCAGAGAGGCAAGTGGAAGTTGAAGGAAATGCTCCCTCAAAACTGAACAGCGAAAACGTTTGTAGCCGAAAGCTCCATAGAAAGGAGGTGATCCATCCGCACCTTCCGGTACGGATACCTTGTTACGACTTCACCCCAATCATCTGCCCCACCTTCGGCGGCTGGCCCCTTGCGGTTACCTCACCGACTTCGGGTGTTGCAAACTCTCGTGGTGTGACGGGCGGTGTGTACAAGGCCCGGGAACGTATTCACCGCGGCATGCTGATCCGCGATTACTAGCGATTCCGACTTCATGCAGGCGAGTTGCAGCCTGCAATCCGAACTGAGACTGGTTTTCAGAGATTGGCTTGCCCTCGCGGGTTCGCGTCCCGTTGTACCAGCCATTGTAGCACGTGTGTGGCCCAGGTCATAAGGGGCATGATGATTTGACGTCATCCCCGCCTTCCTCCGTCTTGTCGACGGCAGTCTAGAGTGCCCAACTGAATGCTGGCAACTAAAGATAAGGGTTGCGCTCGTTGCGGGACTTAACCCAACATCTCACGACACTAGTCGACGACAACCATGCACCACCTGTCACCGCTGCCCCGAAGGGAACCTCCATCTCTGGAGGGATCAGCGGGATGTCAAGACCTGGTAAGGTTCTTCGCGTTGCTTCGAATTAAACCACATGCTCCACCGCTTGTGCGGGCCCCCGTCAATTCCTTTGAGTTTCAGTCTTGCGACCGTACTCCCCAGGCGGAGTGCTTATTGCGTTAGCTGCGGCACTGAGGGTATCGAAACCCCCAACACCTAGCACTCATCGTTTACGGCGTGGACTACCAGGGTATCTAATCCTGTTTGCTCCCCACGCTTTCGCGCCTCAGCGTCAGTTACAGGCCAGAAAGCCGCCTTCGCCACTGGTGTTCCTCCACATCTCTACGCATTTCACCGCTACACGTGGAATACCGCTTTCCTCTCCTGCACTCAAGCCAGACAGTTTCCAATGCACACCGGGGTTGAGCCCCGGCCTTTCACACCAGACTTACCTGGCCGCCTGCGCGCGCTTTACGCCCAATAATTCCGGACAACGCTTGCCACCTACGTATTACCGCGGCTGCTGGCACGTAGTTAGCCGTGGCTTCCTCGTCAGGTACCGTCAAGGTACCGCCTTGTTCAAACGGTACGGTTTCGTCTCTGACAACAGAACTTTACAACCCGAAGGCCTTCTTCGTTCACGCGGCGTTGCTCCATCAGGCTTTCGCCCATTGTGGAAAATTCCCTACTGCTGCCTCCCGTAGGAGTCTGGGCCGTGTCTCAGTCCCAGTGTGGCCGGTCACCCTCTCAGGTCGGCTACGCATCGTCGCCTTGGTAGGCCGTTACCCCACCAACTAGCTAATGCGCCGCAGGCCCATCCGTAAGGGGTAGCTTGCGCCACCTTTCCGTTCTCTCCCATGCGGGAGACAACCCTATCCGGTATTAGCATAAGTTTCCCTATGTTATCCCGATCTTACGGGCAGGTTGCCTACGTGTTACTCACCCGTCCGCCGCTAGGCTCTCAGGAGCAAGCTCCCGATCGCCCCGCTCGACTTGCATGTATTAGGCACGCCGCCAGCGTTCGTCCTGAGCCAGGATCAAACTCTCCATTAAAGATAAGAAAGAAATTGATCTCGGTTCAAAAGCATTTGCTTAGGCTTCATATAAACGCTTCGCTGTTCAGTTTTCAAAGAGCATATCAGGTTCGTTTTTTGAACCAACGCTAGCTAATATATCATGTTTTCTTTGATAGAGTCAAGTGCTATTTTTTAGCAAGACTCACAAGATTCCATTGATGATCAGCTAGACGATAGAATGCTCGTCGACACTATGTTGCAACCGCTCAAGCGGCGACAAGAAATAATCTATCACATTAGTAAAACGAAAGTCAATAATAAATTATGGAAATCTCGCAATGAATGACAAAGCCTTTTCTCCAGCGGCTTGAGAGGCTGGGGAAAAGGCAAAGTTTTGGTCCTAACGGATCAAGCGGAGATGACAGTAGACCGCTTCTTGAGCAGAAACTGGTAGGCAAACACACACACTATAACGGTTATCGATAATCCTACTGCCCAATACTCCGGGAACATCATCACCACACCGGCAGCGATCAATAATAGTCGGGTAAACCAATTTAGCTCTGCGAAGATGTACCCCTCGGTTGCCGCTGCTAGAGCGATAATCGCCAATACCGATGCAACAGTCACCAAAAGAATGTCGATAGCACCCGCCTGATGGATGAGCATGGCCGGTTTGTAGATGAAGATGAATGGTACGACAAAGCCGGCAAGGGCTAGTTTGCAGGAGACCCAACCTGTCCGCTGTGGATCGGAGCCGGCGATGCCGGCACCGGCAAAAGCAGCTAAAGCAATGGGTGGAGTCAGGTTGGCAATCACGCCAAAGTAGAAGACGAACAGATGAGCCGACAAAGGATCCACACCAAAAGCAGCCAAGGCGGGAGCAGCCATTGTCGCCGTGATGATGTAGCAGGGAATAGACGGCAGCCCCAAGCCGAGTATGATGGAGGCCACCATCGTAAACACTAACGTCAAAAACAGACTTCCCTGCCCCAAGACCAAGATGATGTTGGCCAGCTTCAGCCCAAATCCAGTCAAACTGAACACGCCCACCGTAATTCCTACGGCCGCACAGGCAGCTGCTACACCCAGTGTATCGCGGACACCATTTTCCAATGCCTGCAGGATATCGCGAATACTCATCCTGCTTGTGCGGCGAAAAGAAGCGATTACGATGGTCGCGGCAATGGTACATACAGCTACCAGTGTCGGAGTATATCCCAACACCAGCAACGCGACGAGAATGATCAGCGGCAGCAGCAGGTGGCCGCGCTCCTTTAACACCTCAATGACACGAGGCAGTTCATCCTTTCGCAGTCCTTCCAGCTTTTCTTTGTCTGCACGAAGATGAACCTGTACCAATAAGCCGAAATAATACAACATCGCGGGGATAAAAGCCGCAATCGCAATCGTAATGTAAGACATGCCCAGTGTCTCCGCCATGATAAAAGCGGCTGCTCCCATTACCGGCGGTAATATTTGACCGCCAACCGCCGCTGTTGCTTCTACTCCGGCGGCAAAATCGGGTTTGTAGCCAACTCGTTTCATCATCGGAATCGTAAAGGCTCCTGTCGTCACTACACTGGCCACAGCCGAGCCATTGATGGAACCATGCACGGCACTCGCGATCACACCCACTTTTGCCGGTCCTCCCTTGCTGCTTCCGGCCAGCGCCAGTGAAAGATCATTAAACAAGGCACCCATCCCCGATTTGGATAGAAACGCACCAAAGATAATAAATAAGATAATGTAAGAAGCGGATACCGCGATAGCGGTACCGTAAACGCCCTCGGTGGTGACGTACATATAGTTGAAGATATCGGAAAACGTGTATCCGCGATGCCCGAAATCTCCCGGCAAATAAGGGCCCAGGTAAGCATAGGCGACAGAAACAGCAGCCATCGCCGTCAATTCCCAACCGGCCACGCGCCGCGATGCTTCCAATACCAGCACGCAGAGCAATGCTCCGAAGATGACATCCCAAGCAGACGGCAAGCCTCCCCGGTTAACAATGTCCAGATAATAGATAAAGATATACCCCGCCGTTGAAAGAGAGAGCAGCCCCAACACGGTGTCAACCAGCGACAACTTCCCTCGCGAAGAACGCTTCCGGCCGGGATACAGCAAAAAAATCAGACAAAGTATGATGGCAACATGCAGAGAGCGGTGTTTCAAGGTGACAATCGGCGAGTATGTTGTATAGAAGTGATAAAATGCAAAGGCCACGGTGATCACCGATATCATCAGCCGCAGCCACTTGTTATGAAAAACGCGGAAAGCTGATTCCTTATCATACTTTTGCAGCATCGCCATGGCTTTATTTTCGCTGCTCTGCTGTTCTGTAAACGAGCGGATCGGATCGCCCATTCGCTTTCACATCCTCTCTCGGCAAGCAATGGATAACAGGGTACCACCATGGCCGCCATCCTATTGAAAACTGCAGGGAACGATCCTGCGCGATCAACTGCGTGATCTGCCAGGTACGCATCCCTACCGTCAAAGTGTAGTCACTCCGGGAAATCAGGTAGATGACGTCATCTCGCGGCGCATGCAGGCCTTTCGCTACGATCCATCCTTGTTCTATCTCGAAGGATTGCTCAAAGGTTGCGGGAACACCTGCTCCGAAGGAACGAAACGCCGTCTCCACCAGCAGCAATCCCCCTGATTCCCCTAGTGTGTAGGTTTCTCTCCACGGCGTTAACTCCACCGAGTGAACCCATTCCACAGTAAAACGTTCCCCCAGGGAGAACGGCAGTGCTCCAAGCAGCGTTTGCTCGCGATAATCGATTAACAACAGGCATCGGAGAGGCCAAAGGCCTATCAGGAGGAAGGAAAGCAGAAAAAGAAAGATCGTTCGTCGTTTCTTCATCTGTTCTCCCCCCTCTGCCTATTGGGTTACTTGCCAAGCGCTTCGTTGTAGTACTTCTCTGCTCCCGGATGCAGCGGCACAACCAAGTTTTTGCCTGCCTCTTCCTGCGAAATGTTCTTCGCCGCATTATGGGCCTCTTGCAGCGTCTGTAGATTTTCAAAGAAGGTCTTGGTTAACGAATAGACCTGCTCTTCAGATAAATCGGAACGGACCAGCATCACGTTGCGGATCGCTGCCGTTGGAATCGGCTGATCATTATTGTAGATACCCGCCGGGATTTCCGCCTTGACGAAAAACGGATAAGTTGCCGCCAGTTTGTCGACATCGGCAGACTGAATTGGAACGATTTCCACATCTGCAGTCGTCATCAGATCAAGCACCGTAGCATTAGGCAGACCAGACGTGACAAAGGCAGCGTCGATTGCATTGTTCTTTAGCTGCTCGACAGCTTCCGCATAGGAAAGATAGTCCGGTGTGATGTCGTCATAGGTAATCCCGTGCCCGGCCAGCACCATCCGGGCATTCACTTCTACACCACTGTTCGGCGCACCGACCCCGACGCGCTTCCCTTTTAAGTCGGCAACGGATTTGATATTCCGATCCTTCAGCGTGATGATCTGCACATAATTGAGATAGAGACCGGCCATTGCCCGCAATTCCTTGATCGCGCCGCTCTCCTTAAAGCCTTCCTCCCCGTTGTACGCAAAGGTAACGACATCCGACATCGCAAAAGCCATATCCACCTTTTTGGCTTTCAACAGATTCACGTTTTCTACTGAGGCTCCGGTTGACTGTACCGAGGCGTTGTAGCCCAGCTTGTCCTTGTATACTTTAGCCAACGCTCCGCCAATCGTGTAATAAGGGCCGGAACTGCCACCGGTGGCAATGGTCAGGAATGCCTGTTCAC contains these protein-coding regions:
- a CDS encoding TAXI family TRAP transporter solute-binding subunit — its product is MKKWVSSVLSMLLALMAIGCSSPAGTGVSGSGSGGTGGAGEQAFLTIATGGSSGPYYTIGGALAKVYKDKLGYNASVQSTGASVENVNLLKAKKVDMAFAMSDVVTFAYNGEEGFKESGAIKELRAMAGLYLNYVQIITLKDRNIKSVADLKGKRVGVGAPNSGVEVNARMVLAGHGITYDDITPDYLSYAEAVEQLKNNAIDAAFVTSGLPNATVLDLMTTADVEIVPIQSADVDKLAATYPFFVKAEIPAGIYNNDQPIPTAAIRNVMLVRSDLSEEQVYSLTKTFFENLQTLQEAHNAAKNISQEEAGKNLVVPLHPGAEKYYNEALGK